In Panicum virgatum strain AP13 chromosome 4N, P.virgatum_v5, whole genome shotgun sequence, a single window of DNA contains:
- the LOC120670952 gene encoding protein RMD5 homolog, giving the protein MEVDSLREGFDRVAEKRVLSSAKALEAVDHLVNEVEQAIVKLQMMNTDSTGNIDHTTILAELKAKLNEMAPLNQLEGSQKELNVALSKYLKLLEKSFNPDISKAYRNVDFEVHTVNNIIANHFYRQGLFDLGDMFIRECGESGGASLKLQFQEMYGILEAMKARNLEPALSWAANNHDQLLQNGSMLEFKLYQLQFVEILSKGSRDGAREEAIQYARTHLVPFASVHKEEFQKLMACILWVGRLDQSPYSELMSSAHWDKLAEELTHQFCSLLGQSRESPLSVAVSAGFQGLPTLLKLTQVMAAKKQEWQVMKQLPVPIDIGPEFQYHSVFVCPVLREQSSEENPPMRMPCGHVVSKQSIMKLSKSSSRPFKCPYCPSEAVASHCKQLHF; this is encoded by the coding sequence ATGGAGGTTGACAGCCTAAGAGAAGGATTTGACCGAGTTGCTGAGAAACGTGTGTTATCTTCTGCTAAAGCTCTGGAAGCTGTTGATCATTTAGTGAATGAAGTTGAGCAGGCAATTGTCAAGCTGCAGATGATGAATACAGATTCTACTGGAAATATTGACCATACAACCATCCTTGCAGAACTGAAAGCTAAGTTGAATGAAATGGCACCACTAAACCAACTTGAAGGCAGTCAAAAGGAGCTTAATGTTGCCCTGAGCAAATATCTCAAGCTCCTTGAGAAGTCTTTTAATCCAGATATATCAAAGGCATACCGAAATGTGGATTTTGAGGTTCATACTGTAAACAACATCATAGCAAATCatttctaccgccaaggcctcTTTGATCTTGGTGACATGTTCATCCGTGAGTGTGGGGAATCAGGTGGAGCATCCTTAAAGTTACAATTTCAGGAGATGTATGGTATCCTTGAAGCAATGAAAGCGAGAAACCTCGAGCCTGCCCTCAGTTGGGCTGCCAATAACCATGACCAGTTGTTGCAGAATGGATCAATGCTCGAGTTCAAGCTTTATCAGCTTCAGTTTGTTGAGATACTATCTAAAGGAAGCCGGGATGGGGCCAGGGAAGAGGCTATTCAATATGCCCGGACTCACTTGGTTCCCTTTGCATCTGTGCACAAGGAAGAATTCCAGAAGCTAATGGCTTGCATTCTCTGGGTTGGTCGGCTGGATCAATCCCCGTATTCCGAGTTAATGTCATCAGCGCATTGGGATAAGCTAGCTGAGGAGCTTACCCATCAATTCTGCAGCCTTCTGGGCCAGTCTAGGGAGAGCCCACTGAGTGTTGCAGTATCTGCTGGTTTTCAGGGACTACCAACTCTACTGAAGCTGACGCAAGTCATGGCTGCAAAGAAGCAGGAGTGGCAAGTGATGAAGCAGCTCCCAGTCCCCATAGATATCGGACCAGAGTTCCAGTACCACTCTGTTTTCGTGTGCCCGGTGCTGAGGGAACAATCTTCCGAGGAGAACCCTCCGATGCGAATGCCTTGTGGTCATGTCGTCTCGAAGCAATCCATCATGAAGCTGTCGAAGAGCAGCTCCAGGCCTTTCAAGTGCCCTTACTGCCCCTCGGAGGCTGTCGCATCACATTGCAAGCAGCTGCATTTCTAG